The DNA segment GAATAGGTGGAATGAAAGGCTGTTGAAAGCCCTCAAGAAAAGAGGCCTGCTGTCTTTACTTAAAAACCTAGACAAACGACATGCATTTCACGACTTTTATTCAGTTGGTCTACTTGCTCCACGGAGTCACAGGAATGCCTTTTATCCGATGTTTATAGTTCTATCGACTGATTTGCATTCAAATTTACACACTTGttacttcaatatatcaaagattatgattttttgtaaattatgagACAGAAACATTAAATGGACACAACGTAGGCTTAGCTTGTCATTATAAGGGCATTCAACAATGTAAAATTGGGTTGGGAATGccgaaaaatacaatatttgttaagttcatgtttaacttAGTTTTGcggaacatttttttcaggagTAGAACAAATATTCTTTgcaaaaatacattcatttcctggttacaaaaaggcaaatatctttcttaaaatacCCGCAATCACCACAAAGCGGCACTATATTGTTGATCGGGtattctgtttattttgatacaCCGTGAATACATAGCAATTTGGTATACAAACGTTTCcgttaaaatgtaaatgctttttgactgaaaaacgGATAAAATCGTATTCTAAGGCAATCAAAGCCTTTCTACAACTATCTATGTTGCAGCGGATGTATGTTttatgcttgttaaatattgaacctaaaaactaaataaaacaaggtttttttaacatttatgttttggtaCGTCAAATAAACTTTTTCGATTTAGAAGGACCTTAAACATAATACATGCAGTAAACAAACTAGCCCTTGTTACGAATTACGATATAATGTTACcattgttgtttaaaaacagtCAGTACCAGGAATAGAGAATATACGGTAACCATTCTGAGTCTATACTGTGGCAGATTTACACCTTGTATCGAATTAAGATGTCATCTTACCATTGTCGTCCAAAAACATGTGatgcaatattaaaatgttgcaGTCAGTACCTGGAATACAGAAAATAGTCAAAATACGGACAACCATTACTGTTGCCCTGTGTGGCAGATACCTTGTTAACGGGTATTATATTTCTATAATGTGTCTGTGTGTCAACATTTCCATAAATACCAGTGTGTGTATTCCACGTGAcaaattacatcatatatgctGCGTCGGAAGGccacattttgcttaaaatgaagacttaaatcaaagataacttttcctttactacactattttaaataaaacaaagggcagtttaTGCCGCTTAAATAGCCCCGCCTTCCTtgtattaccgaagtttgataaggtgattagtttcatcaaacacttcgacaaacctgtttccaaaatagtgttttgacggtgctccgtcagacggccgtactttgaaaaggtttgtcgaagtgttttaagaaactaaaccctaaatcaaactctggtaaaagactgaaggtggggctccgtaagcggcgtagactgagctttgtttcatttaaaatggtaaagaaatagttatctttgttttaagtcttcattagaaacaaaatattgccttccgacgtagcatttatgacgaaatttatcacgtggtatacacacactgaatacgcatgtacacaatgtatgtaaaggacaaacaatacatttccTTATAAGACTTTCATGCTCCGTTATCAATTTCGTTTCAGGATGAAAGATACAGCAAGTCATAGAAAGAGAACAAAATCTGAGAGTGACCGTACGGCCGACCACAAGGCGGCCGGGAAAGGTCAGCACCATGGTCCTCCGCATGGCAGCAGTCAGCAAGGGAGCCACCATGCCGGAAGTCAACACGCCCATGCAGCGAGTCATCACAAAGCCGAGCATAAAGCCGACCACGGACATCAAAAGGGGGAACACGGCCACCACAAAAGTGAACACGGCCATCATAAATCTGATCATGGCCAACACAGGGCAGGTCATACCCATCATGGTCATCACGGCGACCACGGTCACCATGACGACTTCCATCATTCGGCGTCCTCCCATGTGTTCCGACAACGCACAAATACCATGTTGTCCAGAGGAGGCCATTCCGTTCACGGCCACGGCCATGATATTGATAAACGAAGTGTCGCTACGAACGAAGGACCACCTCCcgttgttttttatgaaaatacgtATAAACTGACTCCCGATTGTAAAGTTCATGAGGGCAAAATAAGAGATGCCATCCAAAGGGTCTTAGAGGAAAACATAACCGAAAACAAGTATGACCCGAGCATTTGTGGTTCAAAGTGTAAAATTATCACTGAAATCATGAAAGAGCGTGTGAAACAACTAGACATGAACAGGTTCAAATTTGTTTGCATGGCAAACATTGGTCAGTTGTATGACCAGTCGATGGTTGTGACGTCACGCTGCCTCTGGGACCATCGATTTGACAACGCTGTTAGCGTTACACACAAATCTGGAGACATCATAGCTGTCGGCTTAGTATTTGCTATATATGCTGAATAGAGTTGTGAACATACGATTTAAGGACAAATTCAAATGAAAGACATGATTAAACTGTTTCTTGCTTTATGAACTGCCGCGTGTGTATACTAGTTGTTAATACATATTGAAAGTTTCTAACCCGTCTTCTTGGATGGATTTGTTTTCACGTGTTGAAGTCATGGTCTCCTTATATATAGAGTCAACGACAGCTGCGACATCTTCATTTATGTTCACGCACTGCTTCCgttggttttatttaaatgaaatagacaatatcatccaaatatttaatatttaacaatttacttTCATATATGTATCCATTCTCgacaccccagcgtatcatagcTTACGGtgggtgccgaggatgataTGTATCGGTCGTTTTCAAAATAGATTGGGGTAAGCCTCTCACATCTGGACACACACATTTTGGTGCACGGATGTGTAATACAGTGTAGATATGGAAACACTTAAAATATGGAGTATTTGATAGGCAATGATGAATGTGAGACCGCGTAGGCTCATCCCGTAGCTCACGTGACATATATGCGTTACAtgtttgctatatatatatatattatggtcGGGACTAAGCTTCGACTTTGACTGACAACCGGTTTTCGAATGACCGCCTGTttgaacgaccgcagttttactatATTCGTAACGTATATAACTCGTGCAAAGGGGAAAAGGCATGGTCATTATGCATAAAGCcgtaatgtatttataaatattgatgatgatgatgatgatgatgatgatgatgatgatgatgatgatgatgatgatgatgatgatgatgattattacaATTAGCTATTTCTTTTTTCCCGCGCTTATTCAATATGCAATAAGTTAAAAGCAACCGTACCCCAttcaacatatacatgtacattgattttttgaagttatgaataaaaaaaataataattcaacaGTTAATCAAATATGAACACctaaaacttgtttaaatatttaaacagtcTTACAATAATTGAATGAGAGGATACAAGTCtggatttttattttagttttttaatgGATGAtaagtttaaatgatttatgaaTTTTTCAAACGCACACAGTTCGCCTTTTATTAAAAGTTATCATATTTCAAGTTGCCGTATAAACCCACCAAGTTTGCCCCCTTATATTAGCCTCCGGGTTCAAATTTAACTAAAGGTACAACTGTAAGTTATTCAAAAAGGGTAATTATATAGACTTATCAaactctctctctatatatatatatatatttattttatcattgttgtCGATGAAAAAAGAGTCAAAGTGCATCTTTCACAAAATACCTgtcaatttaagaaaataatcgGACCATTTAAATCTATGAAAAACATGCGCACGTGTGAAAGATGGCGAAATGTTGAAGGAGATAAaacgattatattaaataagtcTTGAggattaatattttattgttgatcaAGTCTAAGAGAGGTACTATACCATTTTCACTCCGATCTACCTAAAATTTCAGCCTGACCTACAGGGTTTCTCCGTTCTCCGACTGATATgaaaccggaagtcaccatTCGTCAAACAGGaagtgttttttaacaattttacattCGGAAATCAACCTCTGCAAATATGACCATATACAGCTCAATTTACCTTATTGTAGCCCTCATTGCAGCATGCTTCTCCATGAAGGGCTACCAAATCCTTCATTCAGGTACCAGGTTAGGTACTAGTACCATCTCTAAGACCATACTGTTTTAGGAACGCCCTTGTGATGATACCCGACTGTTACCAGCATTTGTGCCACTGGAAGAATGTTGTTATAAAGCACAATCATCATACCTTCGATTGCTTTCTTTGGTGCGATGAATAACCAGTCTGATAGTGCTTTCTTCAGTTGAACAAAAGTTTTTGCTCTTCATCGGACAAAAATTGTATAAAGCTAACATAGAAAAGTctttgataaacaatcgaccaAACCAATGAAGTTCAACATGCTTTAAACATGTAGAAATTGACCAATCTTGGACCACACTAATTCCATGTCAAGTCATGACTTATTTGAAGTAACTCACCTTTCTACACCAGAACCCAACTTCCGTTTTAAACAGGGAGCATTTCCTGGGCTTCAGTTTCCGGTCAAACTCTTTCAATCGACCTTGGGCTTTCTGTCcgattttcattatatttttgaaaagttgtATTCATAAAAATCATCTAAGAAGCACTTGTTAAAAATGATCTGGTTTAAGTCGCTGTTAGCTACTATCTAGAGTGTTTTCATATACAGGTTCACCCTCCTTTGTACGTGTGCCATATATAGCAGAGTGAACTTGTTGATACTTTCGTACCATTTGTATTGCCTGTTGGATTGTGCTGAGCTCTTCCATGCAAACCATATGGCCTTCTTTATCAAGCAACCTTAACAAAACCTGATGATAATTACgcaattcatgaacttttcagACAAGTCCCTAAAATTCCGAGTTCCATTTTTCTGCCTGCCCAATCTTACAGAGACCAAGCATAGTCTATTGTTATTCCAATGATGCGACGTCAACGTAAACGTTTCACCTTTCAGCAGGACAACACACGTCCGCATACAGCAATAGTCACAATGGACTTCTTACGTAcaaataacattaacacattaGAAGGCCCTTAAAGACACCGGATATAAACCCTTAAACATGTTTGGGGTGAATTAGAACGTCGTTTACGACGACGTCGACCAGCTCCACAGAGACGTTATAAGCTTGCCAACGCATTGAGAGAGAAATGGGCTCTTATTCCGCGGCACGTGGTGCGACGTTTGTGTCGATCAATGCCGTCCAGAGTAAGAGTGGGGTTGGGCATACTCATCTTTAAAGTTCATGCGAAAACTTGAATCCTCCTCCGTTCCGACGTACCTTATCAACCAACGTTGCTGTTTAACCAAATCGAATAATTTGTGTATGTACACGGTGGTATTTTTTAGTTCCTATGAAATTGGAATTATAAGTATATACAACTTACAATGTTTAAGTTTTCACTTTGAACTTCGGTAAGGCGTTTCTTATGTCCTCCAGTTTATTACAATGGAGATATGACTGGCGAATCTTCATCGTCATGTCTAATGTTCTTTTTACTACAAACAAGtggcattttttaacaaatatgcaTGAATCGCGTTCAAAATTACCTCAGCCTGAGGCTCAGATACAAATTTGGCAAGTAAACGGGCTGTACGAACGTCAAGCAAGAGCTCACCCAACCACAACACAGCTCTACCCTCAACCCAAATCTGAAATACAGTCACCACAGGCTGACTGATCTGATTCTCATGTCCTTTGTCACTCAAAAAAACACTTGTGTTCGTTTTAAGTGTGCCAAACATATATTAACGCGGCTCTATGAAGCTCTACCAAatgcacaaaaaacaacagcttCGCTATTATTGAGACCACTCAGTGTAAAGTAATCCTTTAGAGTTTATCAAGTCAAAACAGTGTCCAGAAAATCCGAATTCTGCtacagtaaaattattttaagctCTTCTACCAACCTAGTTACCAAATTAAATACCAATGCAGCTAAAATTCAGTTCAGCATGTGTCCGGCAAACACTAAGGCAGCATAGCAATCAGCAATCTTAACCAAATTAAGCTTCCAGAGTCTGACCATCACTGTTGTGACTACAGTTATATATTACTGTCAAGCATACCAACATACATCTCGCTTCATTATGACAACATAAGCTTAATCA comes from the Mya arenaria isolate MELC-2E11 chromosome 13, ASM2691426v1 genome and includes:
- the LOC128214282 gene encoding dynein light chain Tctex-type 5-A-like; this translates as MKDTASHRKRTKSESDRTADHKAAGKGQHHGPPHGSSQQGSHHAGSQHAHAASHHKAEHKADHGHQKGEHGHHKSEHGHHKSDHGQHRAGHTHHGHHGDHGHHDDFHHSASSHVFRQRTNTMLSRGGHSVHGHGHDIDKRSVATNEGPPPVVFYENTYKLTPDCKVHEGKIRDAIQRVLEENITENKYDPSICGSKCKIITEIMKERVKQLDMNRFKFVCMANIGQLYDQSMVVTSRCLWDHRFDNAVSVTHKSGDIIAVGLVFAIYAE